The Halomicronema hongdechloris C2206 genome includes a window with the following:
- the pstA gene encoding phosphate ABC transporter permease PstA, protein MTGLVLTALAAACTVLTLLPLLAIVIYGVSQGCHRLDAALVTQLPPAAGLEGGGIGNAILGTLMVIGMATLIAAPVGILRVYLSELAGDTPLTRWIRRAARILSGVPSIITGMVAYGVLVVTGVLGFSAMAGVALAILMLPTLVLTTDAALQGVPQDLRWAAASLGASEAQTVLQIVLPQALPGIVTGLLLAIARAAGETAPVLFTALNSSLWPQGWLEPTPTLAVLIYDFSTSPFPAQQELAWAAALMLITLVFITNLLLRWGCIGVDPDIGLGN, encoded by the coding sequence ATGACAGGCCTTGTGCTCACGGCCTTAGCGGCAGCCTGCACGGTGCTCACACTGCTGCCCTTGCTGGCCATTGTGATCTATGGGGTCAGCCAGGGATGCCATCGGCTCGATGCCGCCCTGGTGACGCAATTGCCCCCTGCCGCAGGGCTAGAGGGGGGTGGCATTGGCAACGCCATTCTGGGGACGCTGATGGTGATTGGCATGGCCACACTGATCGCGGCTCCCGTGGGCATCTTGCGGGTCTACCTCTCGGAATTGGCCGGTGATACTCCCCTGACTCGGTGGATCCGTCGAGCCGCCAGGATCCTCAGCGGCGTGCCCTCCATCATTACTGGCATGGTCGCCTATGGTGTGTTGGTGGTGACTGGGGTGTTGGGATTCTCGGCCATGGCCGGGGTGGCCTTGGCCATTCTCATGCTGCCCACCCTGGTGCTGACCACCGATGCGGCCCTACAAGGGGTTCCCCAGGATCTACGCTGGGCCGCCGCCAGCCTGGGGGCCTCCGAGGCCCAAACGGTGCTGCAGATCGTGCTGCCCCAGGCTCTCCCCGGCATTGTCACGGGATTGCTGCTTGCGATCGCACGGGCCGCCGGAGAAACGGCCCCAGTCCTCTTCACCGCCCTGAATTCCTCCCTGTGGCCCCAGGGCTGGCTGGAACCCACCCCCACCCTGGCGGTCTTAATCTACGACTTTTCCACCTCGCCCTTTCCGGCCCAGCAAGAACTGGCCTGGGCCGCGGCCCTGATGCTAATCACCCTGGTGTTCATCACCAACCTGCTGCTGCGGTGGGGGTGCATCGGCGTGGATCCTGATATCGGTTTGGGGAATTAG